The genomic window ACGTCTGTCGCTCCGGCGCCGCCTACCGTCGCAGCCCCCGTCCACCGCCGCCGTCTCCGTGCGAACGGCCGGCGCACGATGACCGCGTGGCTGTTCCTCCTGCCCGCGCTGATCATCCTCCTCGCGTTCACGCTGTACCCGATGGGGCAGGCCGTGTACCTGTCGCTGACCGACTACAACCTCATCCGGTCAGCTGAATGGGTGGGACTCGCCAACTACGAGGAGCTGATGCAGGATCCCGCTTTCTGGAACGCCTTCGGAAACACGGTGCTGTACGCGCTCGTCGTGACGCCGGTCACCGTGGTGTTCGCGCTGCTGTTCGCCCTGATGCTCAATCAGCGTTTCGCCGGCCGCGCGTTCTCGCGGACCGCGATCTTCCTGCCCTTCATCGTGTCGCTCGGGATCATCGCCATCGCCTGGGCGTTTCTGCTCGACCCCAACATCGGCCTGCTCTCGTACTGGCTCAGCCTGATCGGCATCGCTCCGGAGCAAGGGTGGCTGACCGATCCGCGCTACGCCATGGCGGCGGTGATGATCGTCGGCGTCTGGAAGAACGTCGGGTTCTACATGGTCATCTACCTCGCTGGGCTCCAGTCGATCCCGGTGGACATGTACGAAGCGGCGCGCCTGGACGGCGCTGGACCGTGGCAGCGTTTCCGCAGCATCACGCTCCCGCTGCTGTCGAATCAGACGCTCCTGGTGTCGGTGCTCGCTCTCATCGCGACCCTCCAGGCCTTCGACCAGATCTGGGTGATGACTCGCGGCGGCCCCTTCTTCCGTACCGAGACGCTCGTCATGCTCATCTACCGCGAGGGATTCCAAGAGCTCCGGTTCGGCTACGCCTCCGCCATCTCGTTCGTGCTGCTGGTCTTCGTGTTCATCCTCTCGATGATCCAGTTCGGCTTCCTCCGTCGTAAGCAGGTGACCTACTGATGTCCGCGCCCACAGTGACGAGATCGCGGGATGCCGCGCCCCGAACGTCGTCCAAGCCCCGACGCAGTGCGACCGGGCGAAAGAGCCACGCCACTCGCTGGCTGCTCGCGATCACCTCGATCTTCACCGGCCTGGTCGTGCTCCTGCCGATCATCTGGATGGTCTTCACAGCGTTCAAGCCGGAGGCCGACATCGTCACCTATCCGCCGACGCTGTGGCCACGCGAGCTGACCGTGGAG from Microbacterium sp. ProA8 includes these protein-coding regions:
- a CDS encoding sugar ABC transporter permease, with the translated sequence MTSTSVAPAPPTVAAPVHRRRLRANGRRTMTAWLFLLPALIILLAFTLYPMGQAVYLSLTDYNLIRSAEWVGLANYEELMQDPAFWNAFGNTVLYALVVTPVTVVFALLFALMLNQRFAGRAFSRTAIFLPFIVSLGIIAIAWAFLLDPNIGLLSYWLSLIGIAPEQGWLTDPRYAMAAVMIVGVWKNVGFYMVIYLAGLQSIPVDMYEAARLDGAGPWQRFRSITLPLLSNQTLLVSVLALIATLQAFDQIWVMTRGGPFFRTETLVMLIYREGFQELRFGYASAISFVLLVFVFILSMIQFGFLRRKQVTY